A DNA window from Centropristis striata isolate RG_2023a ecotype Rhode Island chromosome 10, C.striata_1.0, whole genome shotgun sequence contains the following coding sequences:
- the LOC131979458 gene encoding trace amine-associated receptor 13c-like, with translation MEVEHGWEICFPEFPNISCWMPASTWPETLFIDIALYSISVLTAVLNLLIIISVSHFRQLHTPTNILLLSLAVSDFLVGLLVMPVDALQRTHCWLFGDLVCSLYVFVSYITFSASVVNMVLISVDRYLAICDPLHYTTRITVNRVKVCVCLLWFCTVVYNSYYFNLHLNQQKENTDYCYGDCTGVFDNTAADLQLLLDFIVPVTVIIVLYMRVFVVAVSQARAMRSHITAVTKKISVTKAAKKSELKAARTLGVLVIVFLMCFTPTYFVTMGGYEFMSHSTAYFIAYLYFFNSCLNPVIYALFYPWFRRTVKHIVTLQILQPGSCEANIL, from the exons atggagGTTGAGCATGGTTGGGAGATCTGTTTCCCAGAATTTCCCAATATCTCCTGCTGGATGCCAGCATCTACTTGGCCTGAAACATTGTTCATTGACATTGCACTGTACTCCATCTCTGTTCTCACTGCGGTCctcaacctgctcatcatcatctcagtcTCCCACTTCAG gcagctccacacacccaccaacatcctcctcctctctctggctgtctcagattttcttgtgggCCTCCTGGTGATGCCAGTAGATGCACTACAAAGAACACATTGCTGGTTGTTTGGTGACCTTGTGTGTtctctttatgtgtttgtttcctATATCACTTTCTCTGCTTCAGTCGTAAACATGGTActcatatcagttgaccgctatttggctatttgtgaccctttgcattacaccaccagaatcactgtgaatagagttaaagtctgtgtttgtctcttaTGGTTTTGTACAGTTGTCTACAATAGTTATTACTTTAATTTACATCTTaatcaacaaaaagaaaacactgattACTGCTATGGAGATTGTACAGGTGTATTTGATAACACTGCCGCTGATCTTCAGCTTCTTTTAGACTTTATTGTTCCTGTTACTGTCATCATAGTTTTATATATGAGAgtatttgttgtggctgtgtctcaagctcgtgccatgcgctctcacattacagctgtcacaaagaagatttcagtgactaaagcagcaaagaaatctgagctgaaagcagccaggactcttggtgttttggtaattgtgtttctaatgtgtttcacGCCAACTTACTTTGTAACTATGGGAGGATATGAATTCATGAGTCATTCAACTGCATACTTTATTGCATATCTGTACTTTTTTAACTCTTGTTTAAACCCTGtgatttatgccttgttttaTCCCTGGTTCAGAAGAACAGTTAAACATATTGTTACtcttcagatactgcagcctggctcctgtgaggccaacatactgtag